A single window of Funiculus sociatus GB2-C1 DNA harbors:
- a CDS encoding tellurite resistance TerB C-terminal domain-containing protein, which yields MRSTKLSNRILLSSVAFSVSFFIGLVANRDFGKALLTGVITVPATYAGTLVVENKQRKQKNFLLNEIQAIDGERQDLEEHLYYLQSSLNQLNLQVTERHNQRDVLNREIANLGAYRHQLEDQGFILQTQVQVLETQKTELNQLLLAIISEKQKTELSLSSLRSDLSKMQAQFTENQKEKSVLEQEITNLKKQKRPLQSEAENLQTQIQAFEMQKAELNQSLLSLQLELRQLQFQIYEIKQPKEKSRQKTPFRETKTKLEEIPSEWAELKARLSDDDIQILKAILEQNNPGGTIKKIAEENITMPQLLIDAINELAMDTIGDLIIEPGSVSVPPAIAQEYLTKVKNIIL from the coding sequence ATGCGATCGACAAAGCTAAGTAATCGAATTTTACTCTCGTCAGTTGCCTTCAGTGTAAGTTTTTTTATCGGACTTGTTGCTAACCGAGACTTCGGAAAAGCGCTGCTTACAGGGGTAATTACTGTACCTGCTACTTATGCGGGAACTTTAGTTGTAGAAAATAAACAAAGGAAGCAAAAGAATTTTCTCCTAAACGAAATTCAAGCTATAGATGGAGAAAGACAAGATTTAGAGGAGCATCTTTATTATTTGCAGTCTAGTCTCAATCAACTAAATCTCCAAGTTACCGAAAGACATAACCAGAGGGATGTGCTGAATCGGGAGATAGCCAATTTAGGAGCCTACAGGCACCAGTTAGAAGATCAAGGTTTTATTCTCCAAACTCAAGTTCAAGTTCTGGAAACGCAAAAAACTGAACTTAATCAATTGCTGCTGGCTATAATATCAGAAAAACAAAAAACAGAATTAAGTTTGAGTTCTCTACGCTCCGACCTCAGCAAAATGCAAGCTCAATTCACAGAAAATCAAAAGGAAAAGAGCGTCTTAGAGCAGGAGATAACCAACTTAAAAAAGCAAAAACGTCCCTTACAATCAGAAGCCGAAAACCTGCAAACTCAAATTCAGGCTTTTGAGATGCAGAAAGCTGAGCTAAATCAATCTTTGCTATCTTTACAATTAGAGCTTAGGCAATTACAGTTTCAAATTTACGAAATAAAACAGCCAAAGGAAAAGTCGCGTCAGAAAACGCCTTTTCGAGAAACAAAAACTAAACTAGAGGAAATACCTTCAGAATGGGCTGAGTTAAAAGCAAGGCTTAGTGATGATGATATTCAAATACTCAAAGCAATTTTAGAGCAAAATAATCCAGGTGGAACAATAAAAAAGATTGCTGAAGAAAACATCACAATGCCCCAACTCTTAATTGATGCTATAAACGAGCTTGCTATGGATACAATTGGCGATCTGATTATAGAGCCTGGATCGGTGTCGGTTCCGCCAGCAATCGCACAGGAATATTTAACAAAAGTTAAAAATATAATTTTGTAG
- a CDS encoding ATP-binding protein, protein MTKLKITKRISNALISSVGAGVVPRIGLEYIAVGREKEVKAVLQDLDNIGEGSAAFRFIVGRYGSGKSFMLQLIRNYAMEKGFVVADADLSPERRLTGTDGKGVATYRELMQNFSTKIRPEGGALTPILEGWINGIQNQVAQDNGMRPNDSGFDDLVETRIREVVKDVEGLVHGFDFANVIIAYWRGYRLDDDDKKEAALRWLRGEFGTKTEAKSALGVRVIIDDETWYDYLKLFAKFISDIGYKGLLILLDEAVHLYKITHTASRQKNYDKLLAMFNDTMQGRAENLGIYLGGTPEFVEDKRRGLYSDEALRSRLSSRIKNGHKDISAPVIQLETLTPQNISELLHRLVDVHAAHYNYNKTLKPSELQEFMQEVVNRLGAEKFLTPREVVRDFISILNIMQQNPDISFNELIRGENFKPTPPSKNSDVDGDNEFAEFTL, encoded by the coding sequence ATGACAAAACTTAAAATTACCAAAAGAATATCTAATGCCTTAATCAGTTCAGTTGGTGCAGGAGTTGTGCCTAGAATTGGTCTGGAATATATTGCTGTAGGTAGAGAAAAAGAAGTTAAAGCTGTTTTACAGGATCTGGATAATATTGGCGAAGGTAGTGCAGCATTTCGCTTCATAGTAGGACGTTACGGTTCAGGTAAAAGCTTTATGCTGCAACTGATTCGTAACTACGCTATGGAGAAAGGTTTTGTGGTAGCTGATGCTGACTTATCTCCGGAACGCAGACTAACAGGAACTGACGGGAAAGGTGTAGCAACTTATCGGGAATTAATGCAGAATTTTTCTACGAAAATTCGTCCTGAAGGTGGTGCTTTAACACCAATTTTAGAAGGCTGGATTAATGGGATTCAAAACCAAGTCGCGCAAGATAACGGTATGCGTCCCAATGACAGCGGTTTTGACGATTTAGTAGAAACGAGAATTAGGGAAGTAGTTAAGGACGTAGAAGGCTTAGTTCATGGGTTTGATTTTGCCAATGTTATCATCGCTTATTGGCGCGGCTATCGCTTGGATGATGATGATAAAAAAGAAGCTGCATTGCGGTGGTTGCGGGGAGAATTTGGTACTAAAACTGAGGCAAAATCAGCGCTGGGTGTGCGCGTCATTATTGATGATGAAACATGGTATGATTACCTAAAATTATTTGCTAAGTTTATTTCTGACATCGGTTACAAAGGACTTTTAATTTTGCTGGATGAAGCTGTACATTTATACAAGATTACTCATACAGCTTCCCGTCAGAAAAATTACGACAAGCTGCTAGCGATGTTCAACGACACGATGCAGGGGAGAGCAGAAAACCTGGGGATTTATCTGGGTGGTACGCCAGAATTTGTTGAAGATAAACGCCGGGGGTTGTATAGTGATGAAGCCTTGCGATCGCGTTTAAGCAGTCGTATTAAAAACGGTCATAAAGATATCTCAGCACCAGTCATCCAGCTAGAAACATTAACTCCCCAAAATATCTCTGAACTTTTACATAGATTGGTTGATGTTCATGCTGCCCATTACAACTATAATAAAACTCTTAAACCCAGCGAATTGCAAGAATTTATGCAAGAGGTTGTCAATCGTTTAGGTGCTGAAAAATTTCTGACCCCCCGCGAAGTTGTCCGCGATTTCATCAGTATCTTAAACATAATGCAACAAAATCCAGACATTTCTTTTAATGAACTGATTCGCGGGGAAAATTTTAA